The DNA region GTCAGGCCACTGCGGGACGGCGGCGGAACAAGGCTTCCGCATGGCTTCCGTCGCCTCAGTGTTGACTCAGGTCTTCGCCGCGGCGCACCGGGCGCCGGGTTGCAGGCCTTATAGTGAATTTCGTAAGGAGAAGCCAGAACAAGGAAACTCGCTGCCGTTGGAACCTTTCGAACCTGCGTCGAGGGGCCGCGCTGGCGTCGGAGGCTCGGTGAACCGTCTTGAAGTCCTTGAGCTTTCGGTCGATCGCGGCGGCAGGCGCATTCTGTCCGGCCTGTCGTTCGCCCTCGCCGCGGGCGACCTCATCGTCCTGTCCGGGCCGAACGGGGCCGGAAAGTCGACCTTGCTGCGGGCCGTGGCAGGCCTGCTGCCACTTGCCGACGGCGCGGTCCGCTGGTTGCCGCAGGACCAGCCATTGGCCGAATCCTGTCACTATTTCGGGCATCTCGATGGGCTGAAGCCGGCCCTCACCGTCGCGGAGAATCTGGCCCTGTGGTCGAAGGTCGCAGGCGCGCGGGGTCTGAGCGTCGGCGAGGCGCTGGAACGGATCGGGCTCGACGCGCTGGAGGACCTGCCGGCGGCCTATCTCTCCTCCGGGCAGAAGCGGCGGGTCGGTTTTGCGCGATTGCTTCTGACGCTCCGTCCTCTCTGGCTGCTCGATGAGCCGACCTCTGCGCTCGACATCGCGGCGGAGGCGGCATTCGGCTCGATTCTCGCCGAGCATCTGGCGGGTGGCGGCGCGGCGATCGTCGCGACGCATCGGCGTCTGCCGGTCGCGGCGACGGCCGAACTGGCGCTTCGTCCGGAGACCGGCGAATGAGCCTCTTCCTCGCGCTCATCGGACGAACCGCCCGCCTGTCGCTGCGCGCCGGGGGCGGGGCCTATACGGGACTGGTCTTCTTCCTCTCGGTCGTCGCCGTGGTGCCGTTCGGCGTCGGCCCGGACATGCCGCTGCTGGCGCGGATCGGACCGGCGATGCTGTGGATCGCGGCGCTTCTCGCCACGCTGCTCGGCCTGGATCGGCTTTTCCAGGACGACCGCGACGATGGAACGCTCGATCATCTGATGCTGTCGGGTCTGCCGCTCGAACTGGTCGTTCTGGCCAAGGCCATCGGACACTGGCTGGCGACCGGGCTGCCGCTGATCGTCGGCACGCCGGTCTTCGGGCTGATCCTCGGCCTCGACGCGCCGACGATCACGCTGGTCGCGGCGACGCTCCTGCTTGGAACCCCGGCACTGACCCTGATTGGCGCCATTGGGGCGGCGCTGATCACCGCGATGCGTCGTGGCGGTCTCGTGGTCGCGGTGCTGGTGCTGCCCTTCACCATCCCAGTGCTGATCTTCGGCGTCAGCGCGATCTCGGGTGTGGGCGGCAATGGGCCGTCGACCGCGCCCTTTCTGTTTCTCGCTGCCTTCTCGCTGGCCTCGGCCGTTCTGGCGCCGATCGCGGCGGCCGCGGCGCTCCGTGCAGCCCTGGATTAGCCGATCGTCATCAGGCTGGCATTGCCGCCCGCTGCTGCCGTGTTGGTGCTGATCGACATTTCCTCGACCAGCATGGCGAGCGGGAAATCCTCACGGCCGGCGGCAAGGCCCTCGGGCGATACCGCATGGACGGGGATGATGGGTCCATCCAGCGCCGCG from Kaistia algarum includes:
- the ccmA gene encoding heme ABC exporter ATP-binding protein CcmA, which produces MNRLEVLELSVDRGGRRILSGLSFALAAGDLIVLSGPNGAGKSTLLRAVAGLLPLADGAVRWLPQDQPLAESCHYFGHLDGLKPALTVAENLALWSKVAGARGLSVGEALERIGLDALEDLPAAYLSSGQKRRVGFARLLLTLRPLWLLDEPTSALDIAAEAAFGSILAEHLAGGGAAIVATHRRLPVAATAELALRPETGE
- the ccmB gene encoding heme exporter protein CcmB, whose product is MSLFLALIGRTARLSLRAGGGAYTGLVFFLSVVAVVPFGVGPDMPLLARIGPAMLWIAALLATLLGLDRLFQDDRDDGTLDHLMLSGLPLELVVLAKAIGHWLATGLPLIVGTPVFGLILGLDAPTITLVAATLLLGTPALTLIGAIGAALITAMRRGGLVVAVLVLPFTIPVLIFGVSAISGVGGNGPSTAPFLFLAAFSLASAVLAPIAAAAALRAALD